The proteins below come from a single Corylus avellana chromosome ca3, CavTom2PMs-1.0 genomic window:
- the LOC132176680 gene encoding EP1-like glycoprotein 2, with translation MPTLSSSICLPFLLLAGFIAIAAEAQVPANQTFKFINQGEFGDRIIEYDASYRVIRNDVYTFYTFPFRLCFYNTTPDAYIFAIRAGIPNDESLMRWVWDANRNRPVRENATLSFGKDGNLVLADADARVAWQTNTANKRVTGIKLLPNGNLVLHDKNGRFVWQSFDYPTDTLLAGQSVRINGRSKLVSRTSDVDPSDGPYSIVLDRKGFTMKLNSSGQLLTYGGWPDRDLGSTVTFDVVPENDNATAYELVLTVNQDSTNAPPPSRRRRILQVRPIGNGQQLNLNKLNYNATYSFLRLGSDGNLKAMTYYDKVSYLKWEESFAFFSGYFVRECALPAKCGAYGLCDKRMCVACPSPKGLLGWSESCAPPKLAPCKSGGAVAKADYYKIVGVEHFLNPYLDDGEGPVKIGKCREKCDKDCKCAGFIYKENTSKCLLAPPLLATLIKAVNTSVGYIKYSK, from the coding sequence atgCCTACCCTTTCTTCTTCCATTTGCCTTCCTTTCCTGCTCCTTGCTGGCTTCATCGCCATAGCCGCTGAAGCACAAGTCCCTGCAAACCAGACCTTCAAATTCATAAACCAAGGCGAATTCGGAGACCGAATTATCGAATACGACGCATCCTACCGCGTCATACGAAATGATGTTTATACATTCTACACCTTCCCCTTCCGCCTCTGCTTCTACAACACCACCCCCGACGCCTACATCTTCGCCATCCGAGCCGGAATCCCCAATGACGAAAGCCTCATGAGGTGGGTGTGGGATGCCAACCGCAACCGCCCCGTTCGCGAAAACGCCACCCTCTCTTTCGGGAAGGACGGAAACTTGGTCCTCGCCGACGCAGACGCGCGCGTGGCGTGGCAAACGAACACCGCCAATAAGCGCGTCACGGGAATCAAGCTACTCCCCAACGGAAACTTGGTGCTTCACGACAAGAACGGAAGATTCGTGTGGCAAAGTTTTGATTACCCTACTGACACTCTCCTCGCTGGCCAGTCCGTTAGAATCAACGGCCGGAGCAAGCTTGTTAGCCGTACATCTGACGTGGACCCCTCCGACGGACCGTACAGCATTGTTCTTGACCGCAAAGGGTTCACCATGAAACTAAACAGCTCCGGTCAGCTTCTTACGTACGGCGGCTGGCCGGACAGAGACTTGGGCAGCACGGTGACTTTTGATGTAGTGCCAGAGAATGACAACGCCACCGCTTACGAGCTCGTCCTTACTGTAAACCAAGACAGTACTAATGCTCCGCCGCCAAGCCGCCGCCGCCGCATCCTACAAGTACGGCCGATCGGCAACGGACAGCAACTGAACCTGAACAAGCTCAATTACAATGCCACGTATTCATTCCTTCGGCTCGGCTCCGACGGAAATCTCAAGGCGATGACTTACTACGACAAAGTAAGTTACTTAAAATGGGAAGAGAGCTTTGCGTTCTTTTCGGGATATTTTGTCAGAGAATGCGCGCTGCCGGCGAAGTGCGGAGCTTATGGATTATGTGACAAGCGGATGTGCGTGGCGTGCCCGAGCCCGAAAGGTCTTCTGGGTTGGAGCGAGAGCTGCGCGCCGCCGAAGTTGGCGCCGTGTAAGAGCGGCGGCGCCGTAGCAAAGGCGGATTACTATAAGATCGTGGGGGTGGAGCATTTCTTAAACCCGTATTTGGATGACGGTGAGGGTCCGGTGAAGATTGGGAAGTGCAGGGAGAAGTGTGATAAAGACTGTAAATGTGCAGGTTTCATCTACAAGGAAAATACTTCCAAGTGCTTGCTTGCGCCACCGCTGCTTGCGACTCTCATCAAAGCTGTCAATACTTCTGTCGGATACATCAAGTACTCCAAGTAG